AGATGACGGGAAAAGTTCTTGGGAAGCTATGGTGCTGCTTCCTTATGTGAAGCTCAAGGACGGTGTCTGTACCTATCGCTATGAGCAGGCATTGGCTGAAAAACTCTATCACCCAGACGTATACTCTAAGATCAACCTGAGCGTCCTGCGAGACATGAATAGCGCCCACGCCTTGGTGCTCTATGAAAACTGCTACCGCTATGTGGATATCGCCCATACTCCTTGGTGGGATGTCGATGTTTTCCGTAAGCTGATGTCGGTCGATCAGATGATCAGCTACAAGCAGTTTAAGCTTCTCAATCGAGCGGTAATTCAACCGGCTATGAAGGAAGTGAACGAGCTTTCAAACATCCAACTGGAGCTGGAAACCAAGAGAAAGGGCCGCACTGTAACAGGGCTTCGATTCATTATCCGACCTAACCCGCAACTCTCATTAGTTGGGATGGATTCGGAAGATGATGTTACGCAAATGCCTTCCTATCAAGCACTTCTAGCAGAAGGGATATCTAAGACCCTTGCCCGTGCCTGGGCGCTCGAACATGACGAACAGTACATCTTCGAGAAGCTCGACCTTGCCAGCTCTCAGGCCGCAAGCGGGAAAATCCGTTCATCGAAGGCTGGCTTTCTCAAGTCGGCTATCGAAGAGGACTATCACAACGAAGATGCACAAAAGAAGAAGACGCTTGAAGCGGCTCAAGACAGAAAATCCACTCGAGAGAAGTTAGAGCGTAAGCTCGAGGCGCTCAAAACGACACAGAGAGAGGCGGAAACTTCATATCGCTGGCATACAGCGGAAATCATCGAAGAAGCCTTCCAGCGGCTCTCTGAGGACGAGAGAGAGGCAGTTACGGCAGAGTTTCAACTCAGCCTTGGAAGCAGCATATACGCAAGCGCCTTCAAAAAGGGTGGCTGGAAAGATCGTTTGACCTTCCCGGATATCAAGAAATTTTGGGAAGCGCGGGGTGTATCACTCCCTTCCCCTGCCGTTTGGGCACAAAAAAAAGGCTCACAGGAGCCGGATATCATAAAAGCGCAGATTGATGAGCTCGAGGAGCAACTGAAACAACCGGTTAAATTGGTTAAATCGAAATAACAGGTTTAATCGGTTCAATCGAAAATATCGGTTTTGCTTCGTAAGATATGTTTGAGATAGGTGGACTTCGGAACGAGGCCTGCCTTTTCTTCGAGCTTCGCAAGCTCAGCTTTGGTGAACTTGATCGCCACAATCTCAGACTCTTTGTCCTCAGCGCGTTTCGGTTTGCGTCCAACAGTTTTGGGCGCAAGAATGGATTTTGGTTCATTCGGTTTAACCGAATTAACTGATTCAACCTTTTTGAAGGTGGAGAGGTCATTTTTCTTAGGCATAATGCTGCTCGAGGTAAGAAAGTAAGGTGTCGAACTGTGCTGCCACGTCGCGATAGGTGTAGCGAGCGAGGGCGTCTTTTTCCATCATCTGACGGATAGAAAGCTCTTGTTCGAAGATGGTATCAAATACGCGGGAGAACTTCAGCGGAAGAACTGCTATCCCCTCCCCTATCGCGTGATCCACAACGGCTTTGATGTTCTTCGCGTCCTCACTGTCAGCCCAATCCTTGAAGGCTTCACCCTTCCGCTTCACCAGCTTCGTCGCCACGACGACGATGTTCTTGTTGTATGGCAGAAGCTCGTTGATCGTGTGAATCCCCGCATGGATGCACTTCAGCTCATTGTAGATGGGCACCAGCACCACGTCTGATTGTGAGACCGCTGATACAATACTAGGCCGCGCATCGCGCGACATGAGACCGGCTAGGTCAAACACCACGTCGATTCCTTCAGGAAAGTCCGGAAACTCTTCATCGGGTTGCAGCGAGAAAAGCCGCTCCTCAGGGAGGATGGTGTCCAAAAGGTTGTAGGGTTCGTTGGTCGCCAGGGCGTATTCCCGGTCGAGCGCGATGTTCACGGCGAGCGGGGTTTTCCCTGCTGAGCCCTTCATGTTGTAGACGGTTATTTTCATGCAGCTGAGTATATGGATAAACCGAAATAACGCAAATAACTTGTTGTTTCGATTTTACCAGTTAAATCAGTTAAACCGAAATAACCTATTTATATTGTCTGCTGGAAGGTTAGTGTTGGGTTTAGGTAAAACCTGTTTAACTGGATAAATCGGTATAACTGAAATAACTGAAACTTTGAGCGAGCTAGGGAACCTCGAAGGCAGGATTAAAGCTCAGGCAATGAAACAGCTGGGTCGGCAAGCTCTTGGTTCAGGCTGATTGAACCATCAATGATGAACAGGACGAACACCTCTTGGTCGCATATCGTGTAGTAGATGTTGAAGGCCTTGGCGTAGATGAGGCGAAATAAACCCCGCTCGGGGTTGTAGACGTGCCCAAGGCGGGGGAACTGCGATAGGTTCTCGGTCGTGAAGGCGTAGATGGCGCTTAAGAACTCATCAGCGTGAGCCACGCTATACTCGCACTTGTAGCGATAGATTTCCCCAAGGGAATCTTCCGCCGTTTGGGTGATAATGACCTTCATGCTTAGCTAGTTGGTGTCTTAAACTTCGCTCGCATGGTCTCCAGGTGAGTAAGGGTCATCTCGCTATAGCGCCCTGCGGCAACATCTTGCAGACCACGCGCGATTCCAGCTTCGACCTGCCCTTTGAAGAGGCGCTCAACTTGCTGAATTGACATCGTGATAGCCACCGGGCGGTTTTGCTTGGTGATCACTATAGGTTCGTGCTGCGCAGCATCTAGGTAGCGCCCGAACTCTTTGCTCGCGACCGAAGCGGTCATAGTCTTCATGCTCATAGTCCTTGCACTTAGAGGGTAATATCCACATTATACGGAAAATCCGGAAAACGCAAAGTTTTCCGGATCACATTGTAAGCAGTCAAAGAGTAGGGGAGAGGCTTAGTCCACTCCTTCGATAAAGGTCTCTACGAAGCTTTTGATCTTTTCGATCACGCGGTCGGCGATACTGCGGCGCTCGCGTAGGGCAGGGCGCTTTTCCATGATCCCGATAACATCATCTCGCATGGGGGTTTTTTCAGTGAAGAGGTAATTGGCCAGTACCTTGTCCAAGGCCTCACGTTTGAGGCCTTCTTCCTCGCTCAGGGCTTCAAGCGCTGCCTGCTTCTGTGCGGCCCAGTAGCTGTCAAACTCCTCGCCCAGGTCATCGCTTGGGGTCAGGCGCGCGAAATGCTGTTCGATGAATTGTTCGATCAGCTCTTTCTTGCTGCGAAGCTGCGCCTCGGTATCGAGGGCGTCACTGATGGCCTTGCGGGCCTTGGCCTGCTCTGCGGGCGGCTTGTCCGCCATGTTGCGTAGCAGGTTGATGATGTAGCTGACGTTGATCTTGTCCCGGCTGATAAGCTCAATCTCGAAATCAAGGTCATCAAGGATTGAAACCTTCTCCTTGGCCTTGTCACCACGTACCTTGTCATAGAGGTCGAGATATTTACTGCGGTAGTCGGCGAAGGTCTGTGGGTCGATCGGCAGGCTCTCAGGGTCGAACTGCGTGAAACACTCGAGTACGTTCTTAACCCGGATCACCTCGCGGAAAGCCTTAATGAAGGCGGCTTCATCTTCTTCCGTCAGCAGGTCATCGACGCTGTCCACGGTTGGCGTGATCGCCAGTAGCGCGGCTGCGGCCTCCTCGAATTTCTTCAGGTAGTCTTCATAGGGCGCAAGGATGATCTCTTCCTGCGCGTCCTTGTTGGCAAAGAGCTCTATGGCCTTATCAGTTGCGGGCTTGAGGTTTCTGAAGGCCACCACGTTCCCCTGGGACTTCTTGGTCCCCATGATGCGGTTTGTGCGGGAATAGGCCTGTATCAGGCCGTGGTGCTTGAGGTTCTTGTCCACGTAGATGGTATTGAGGGCTTTGCTATCAAAGCCGGTCAGGAACATGTTCACCACCAGCAGGATATCGACCTCGCGGTTCTTCACGCGCTTTCCGATGTCCTTGTAGTAGGCATAGAAGAGCTTGCTGTCGCGGGTGTTGTAGTTGCTACCATAGGTGGCGTTGTAGTCCCCGATAAAGCGCTCGAGCGCGTCCCGGCTGTGGGTGTTCACGGGGCGGGTATCATCGGGCAGGTCGTCCCCGGTTCCCATACCGTCTGCCTCAGCATCCTCTTCATTGGCCTGGTAGGAAAAGATCGTCGCGATCCTGAGATCGTGTTCTCCAGCGTCCTTCTTGCGCTTGAAAAGCTCGTAGTAGGCGATGAGGGTTTTGACGTTGGACACAGCCATGATGGCGGTGAAGCTTCGGTCGTGGGTCTTCCGGTTGTGGTTGGCAATGATGTAATCAGCGATGAGCTCGAGGCGGGCAGGGGCCTCCATGACCTCAGCGGTATCTATCGCCTCGACCTCGATATCCTGCACCCCGTCCTTGCTCTTGAAGGTACGGATATACTCGACGGAGAACTTCAGAACGTTCTCGTCCCGGATTGCGTCTGTGATCACGTACTTATGCAGGCACTCCCCAAACAGGTCTTTGGTTGTGCGCTTTCCCATGGCGTTTTTGGCCGCATTCTCGGCGAAGATCGGCGTTCCGGTAAAGCCAAACATTTGCACGTTTCCGAAAAATTCGGTGATGCGCTTGTGGGTCTCGCCGAACTGACTGCGGTGACATTCATCAAAGATGAAGACCATGCGCTTGTCTTTGAGGTCGTCCATCACCTTCAGGTGGCGCGGGTTACTGATAGCGGTGTTCAGCTTCTGAAGTGTGGTCACGATGAGGGGTGTATCATTGGCAAATTGCTTCACCAGGTTGGCGGTGTTCGTGGTCGCGTCCACGCTCCCTTCAGAGAAGCTGTTGAACTCCTTGATGGTCTGAAAATCTAAGTCCTTGCGGTCCACCACAAAGACGACCTTGTGAACATGGGGGCTCTGGGTGAGGATCTGCGCCGCTTTGAAACTGGTCAGCGTTTTCCCCGACCCGGTGGTGTGCCAGATATAGCCGTTCTTGGTGGTGGTCTGAACGCGCTCCACAATGCGCTCGACTGCATAGAACTGATAAGGCCTCAGCGCCATCAGAAGCTGGTCGCTCTCGTGCAGCACGATGTACTTGGTGATCATCTTGCTGAGCGTGCATTTCTCAAGGAACTCCTCGGCGAACTCACTCAGCTGGCGGATGGTCTTGTTTTCCTCATCTGCCCAAAAGAAGGTCTGCTTGAAGTCGCGCCGGTTGACCGGCGTGTTCGCGTAATACTTGGTGTTCACCCCATTGCTGATTACGAAAAGCTGGATGAAGCCAAAAAGCCCATATCCTGCCGAAAAGCTGTGCCGGTGGTAGCGGTT
The Sulfitobacter sp. S223 genome window above contains:
- a CDS encoding replication initiation protein, which encodes MKKELKKQSKDKQILKKHVAAIHIGAKLSLLQRKLVNALLYNAYEGLLTSREHQINASVLCEMIGFDSNNTNYLKASLKGLMETVVEFDVLEDDGKSSWEAMVLLPYVKLKDGVCTYRYEQALAEKLYHPDVYSKINLSVLRDMNSAHALVLYENCYRYVDIAHTPWWDVDVFRKLMSVDQMISYKQFKLLNRAVIQPAMKEVNELSNIQLELETKRKGRTVTGLRFIIRPNPQLSLVGMDSEDDVTQMPSYQALLAEGISKTLARAWALEHDEQYIFEKLDLASSQAASGKIRSSKAGFLKSAIEEDYHNEDAQKKKTLEAAQDRKSTREKLERKLEALKTTQREAETSYRWHTAEIIEEAFQRLSEDEREAVTAEFQLSLGSSIYASAFKKGGWKDRLTFPDIKKFWEARGVSLPSPAVWAQKKGSQEPDIIKAQIDELEEQLKQPVKLVKSK
- a CDS encoding type II toxin-antitoxin system RelE/ParE family toxin, whose product is MKVIITQTAEDSLGEIYRYKCEYSVAHADEFLSAIYAFTTENLSQFPRLGHVYNPERGLFRLIYAKAFNIYYTICDQEVFVLFIIDGSISLNQELADPAVSLPEL
- a CDS encoding type II toxin-antitoxin system Phd/YefM family antitoxin — its product is MKTMTASVASKEFGRYLDAAQHEPIVITKQNRPVAITMSIQQVERLFKGQVEAGIARGLQDVAAGRYSEMTLTHLETMRAKFKTPTS
- a CDS encoding type I restriction endonuclease subunit R, with the protein product MSTQTEQQLEDALIAQLETLGWDRVTIKDETDLVSNLKRQLEVHNKTSLSEAEFKQVLNKLARGNIFEKAKTLRDKVDFTKDDGTTGYIELINQAQWCKNQYQVTHQITMEGSYKNRYDVTLLVNGLPLVQVELKRRGLEMKEAFNQTNRYHRHSFSAGYGLFGFIQLFVISNGVNTKYYANTPVNRRDFKQTFFWADEENKTIRQLSEFAEEFLEKCTLSKMITKYIVLHESDQLLMALRPYQFYAVERIVERVQTTTKNGYIWHTTGSGKTLTSFKAAQILTQSPHVHKVVFVVDRKDLDFQTIKEFNSFSEGSVDATTNTANLVKQFANDTPLIVTTLQKLNTAISNPRHLKVMDDLKDKRMVFIFDECHRSQFGETHKRITEFFGNVQMFGFTGTPIFAENAAKNAMGKRTTKDLFGECLHKYVITDAIRDENVLKFSVEYIRTFKSKDGVQDIEVEAIDTAEVMEAPARLELIADYIIANHNRKTHDRSFTAIMAVSNVKTLIAYYELFKRKKDAGEHDLRIATIFSYQANEEDAEADGMGTGDDLPDDTRPVNTHSRDALERFIGDYNATYGSNYNTRDSKLFYAYYKDIGKRVKNREVDILLVVNMFLTGFDSKALNTIYVDKNLKHHGLIQAYSRTNRIMGTKKSQGNVVAFRNLKPATDKAIELFANKDAQEEIILAPYEDYLKKFEEAAAALLAITPTVDSVDDLLTEEDEAAFIKAFREVIRVKNVLECFTQFDPESLPIDPQTFADYRSKYLDLYDKVRGDKAKEKVSILDDLDFEIELISRDKINVSYIINLLRNMADKPPAEQAKARKAISDALDTEAQLRSKKELIEQFIEQHFARLTPSDDLGEEFDSYWAAQKQAALEALSEEEGLKREALDKVLANYLFTEKTPMRDDVIGIMEKRPALRERRSIADRVIEKIKSFVETFIEGVD